The following is a genomic window from Spirosoma foliorum.
CTTGTCAAATGCAGGAGTATCGGTTGTACCGGGTGTAATGACATTGGCCCTGATCTTTCTCGCTAACAGGTCGCCTGAAAATCCTTTCGCTAAATAGATTACAGCCGCTTTGGCCGCCCCATACAGCGAAAATGAGGAATAGGCCCGATGGGCGGCATTTGATCCGATCAGAATAATTGAGCCACCGTCATTCATATAGGGTAGTGCTTTTTGAACCGTGAAGTAGACACTCTTCAGGTTCAGATCCATTGCCTTATCATAGTCGGCTTCGGTGGTATCGGCCACCGTTCCAATAGCTCCACCACCCGCATTGGCGACAATCACATCTATTTTACCAAACTTTTCAGCTGTTTCTTTAAACACCCTTTCCAGGTCGGTCAGGTTGGTGACATCGGCATTTATGGCTATAAACGTATCGCCAAGCTGAGCCGAAGCACTCGCTAACGTTTCCTGATTTCTGCCGACAATAGCGCCGACAGCTCCTTCATTTTTAAATTCTTGGGCAATGCCCAGTCCAATGCCACTATTACCACCTGTAATCACGGCAACTTTGCTTATTAGCTTACTCATTTTCAGTTACTTCTATATTTGTTTCGCAAAGGAACTATCAATAGTTTATTTTAGGAACTGTTGATGGTATATTCTGGTTACCGGTGGGTAACTACAAATTTTGACTATGAGAGATGACCGATTTTGTAATTCGAATTGTCCATTTACGAGAGCTATTGGCACGATTGGGAATAAATGGAAGCCGATCATTATCAATGTAATTGGCACCCGAACCATGCGTTTTGGTCAGTTAGATGCCATCGTACCCCACATTTCAAGGAAAGTACTGACCGAACAGTTAAAAGAGTTGGAGGAAGATGGCTTATTGGAACGATTGGCCTATAAAGAACTACCGCCCAGGGTAGACTATAAATTGTCAGAAAAAGGCTTAGCTTTTTTGCCAATTTTAGAGCACATAAAAGAATGGAATTTGAAATATGAAGTAGCTACAATCCCCAAAGTGACGGATTACCAATGGAGCAAACTCCCCCAAGATTGCTAGTCAAAAAAGGGGAAACCAGTAGCTGTTTATTACGAAACAGGTGTTGAGAACCTGTCTCATTTTTTTCTGGCTTTAAAAAAAATGGGGCATGCTCCACCTGACTCATCAAGCGAACCACAGTCGGGAATTACCCCATTAAGAGTTCGTCTACAGCAGAAGCCTATGCTGACACTTAACCCTATCACCTACGCATGAAGGATTGGGGCTTTACCTACCGTAACAAAATTTCAGCGCAGGGAACTATACGGGTGTGTTTGGCCCGTCTTTTTATAACGCCCATTTATGGAGCAGAAAATGAGAGTGTCTCAAGCAGGAGTATAGTGTTATTTATCGATTAGGTCTTGAGATGAGCCTATTGACCGTTGAACCTTACTGTTTGAGTTGATTAATAGGCGGGCCCACTCGCTTGAACCCATGCGCTTCCCGAAACTTATCTTGATCGGCTTCACTCAGGTTTTTTAGCGCCCCAGCACTGATCTTTTGGAAGCATTCTTCCATTTTGCCCGCTGGCTGAAAGGTCATTAACAAACGGCCTTCGCCTGATCCTACTTTGGCAAAGCAATGCGGCACATTCCGAGGACCGAATACGGTATCACCAGCTTTCACTTGGTGGATGACCTCCCCAACCTTAATCAGAAATTCCCCTTCCAACACATACCATAGTTCATCTTGATCGAAATGAACATGCAGAGCAGGCCCCCCTTCCTTAACCCGTCGGGATTCATAAACGTATAAATCTCCGTTAGTATCTTTGGTAGATACTTTTGTCATGAATGTATCACCATCAAACAGGGAAATAGGTTGATTAAACCTGTCTTTACCAGCTTCCACCTTGAAGCCTTTCTCTATTCGGACTTTTCGGATGGTTTGGGCAGCCCACAAGAAAGGTGAAACCAGGGAAGTGGCCATGGTTAAACAGACTTTGAGGAAACTAGTGCGCTTCATCATGTTGGTTATTTATCGATGAAATGTAGATTCAAGAAGTGAGTATAGCCGCATTTACCACTAATAGGGAAAGTTATTGAGTTAGTGGAAAGTAATTCTGAAAAAGAGCGTTTTTATAAGACAGTTGTATAGGCAACATCCTTGTAAAGTATATCTAACTACTTAGAGGCCAAAACTTATAACTGCTTGTATAAGCAGCTTTTACGTTTCGTTAACATTCTTTTACAGGTCATTAACAGACGACAGAATAGAAACTTTTAGCTTTGTTCAAATCCTTGAAAATGAACGAATGCCTTAAACGGATCTGATTTAGCAGGATATAGACTTACTTCGATTAAACCTTCAAAAACATGAAAAAAATTATTTATACACTAATCTTACCGCTGGTTGTAATAAGCGGACTAGTGTTTGCTAATCGTGAAATCAAAAATGAAGCTTCTAAAAAGTCAACCTTAAAGCCAATCTCTGCTGTTGAAAGGAAAGCTGCATTGAAAAAGTGGGAGGCTACCCCCGATGGTATAAAGTACAAAAAATGGGAAGCGTCTCCCGAAGGTAAAAAAGTGTATGCCGGTGAAGCTAAAATAAGGAAGCATATAAGTGCTTTTACCAATATGGAAGCTGTTGTAACCTCTCTTTCTCTTCCGCCAGGCTCACGATTAGGTTTCGGAGTGATGGTCAGGATTAATGGTGACGATTATATCCTTAGTTTTGGGTCGGACAATAAGGAATTTCAGCAATTGCATGGCCTGAAGGTTAACGACAAACTAATTATAAGAAGCCATAACGTATCGCACGCGCCCAAGTATTCATATCCAATAGTATCGGGTGACTATGTAGAACGTGATAGTAAACTAATTTACAAACGTGCCCCTCGCAAAGGTGGTTGCTAAGTAAATGGCGTTTTCCTAATCCTGTTTATTTAAATTTCTCACAGAACTACCCTACTTTCCCTTCCTAAGTGCTTTGCGGTAGGTATCGATGGCGCGTTGTCTGGCCGTTGTATGTTCAACAATGGGTTTCGGATAATTAGGACGATCAACTTCAGGAACCCACTGGCGAATATACTCTCCTTTCGGATCGAACTTCTTTGCCTGTAGGGCTGGATTGAACACTCTGAAATAAGGGGCTGCATCAGTCCCAGAGCCTGCTGCCCATTGCCAGCCGCCATTATTGGCCGACAGGTCGTAATCCCGAAGTTTCTTCGCGAAATAGGCTTCACCCCAGCGCCAGTCAATGAGCAGGTGTTTACACAGAAAACTCGCCGTAATCATCCGAACACGATTGTGCATCCAGCCAATGGTGTTCAGTTGACGCATTCCAGCATCCACAATTGGATAGCCAGTTTTACCCTCGCACCACTTCCCGAACTCATCTTCGTTGTTGCGCCAGTTAATTTCATCATATTCGCGCCGAAAGGAATGCTTTTCCACGTGCGGAAAATGATCGAGCACCTGAAAATAAAAATCACGCCAGCAGAGTTCGTTTAAGAACGTCGTATCCTCGGCAGCTTTCGCCTGACGCGCTAAATCACGAATGCTAATTGTACCGAATCGGAGATGCATCCCCAATTGGCTGGTGCCATGTGGTAAGGCAGGAAAATCACGGGTTTGGTTGTAATGATCAAGTAATGTATCAGACGCCGTTCTAGCTGGGAACGACTCCCCTACTGGCTTAAAATCCATTGACTGCAATGTCAGGGCTTTTTCAGGGCTGGTTTTCCAGAAGTGATTGAAATAGTTTTCAGTTGGGTATGACTTCAAATAAAAACTGGTCAGTTTCTCTTTCCAGTTACGACTATACGGAGTGAAGACTGTGTAGGGTGTTTTTTTTCCAGTCAGTACCTCATCTCGCTCAAAAATCACCTGGTCTTTACTCGTATGGAACCCAATGTCCTGCTCGGCCAGCAGCTTACCAATGGTCTTATCACGCTCTTTGGCATACACTTCATAGTCATGATTGGTAAATACATCGGCTATGCTGTATTGCGAAATCAGCTCTTTCCATACATCAATGGGCTTACCATATCGGACGAGCAACGTCGATCCCATTTTGGCTAGTTCATCCTGCAATCGATTGACCTCCTGAAGCAGAAATTCAACCCGACGATCCTGTCGATCATCCAGGTCATCCAGAATTGTACGGTCAAAAATAAACACCGGTATAACTGGCCGACCACTTTTGAGTGCATGGTATACCGCAGCGTTGTCGTGCAGACGCAAGTCGCGCCGGAGCCAAACCAACGAAAGTGGTTCAGACATAGGTTTAGAGAAGTTTGTTTATCGGCTAACCAGCTGTGGAGGGAAAAAGTTAAGGCACAAAAAAAGTCAGCGATTGCCAGATTATAAAAGTTCTCTGGCAATCGCTGACGATCTGTCTAAAACGTATATGGCTAAGGTTTAAACCGAAGCCGAACAGTATGTACCTGTTGGGTAAATTCGCTCAAATCGTTCTGATAACCTTTCAACTTAACGCCGGTTAGCTGACGCAGCAATTCATTATTAAGTTGTTCATTCTGGCTAAATACTTCAACATGACAAAGTTCATTCGCCGAATTTATCCGGAATTGAACGACAACAATACCCGCCTGTTGAGTCGCCTTGAGTGCATCCGGGTAAGAGATATACTTCGACAGTTGTTGTTCTAAAGTCGCTTTAGCGGCTTTAGGTCTGTGCGTAGTGATCGGCGCAGCGTAGGCTTGCGTTGCCAGGAAGCCTACCAGCATGAGAAGAGCAAAATTCTTTTTCATGACTTCAAAATGAGTTAAGTGATAGAACAACGCGCTCTCGACTCAAATTACCCGGGAGCATTCAATAACTAATATTAAGCAAATATTATGTCAATATTAAATTTGTGTTATCATTTTTTAGTTCTACTTAATCACTTCACAATCAAAGTTTTTCATCAATTCTAGTAAATAAATAATTATATTTCGTCTTTATAGATTTTTTCGATAAAAGTATATTATCATTTAATAGTAGAAAATCAATAATCAGAATATTATTTGCCCACTCCAATATTAACCAAATGTTAACAAACTAGTAATTTTTAGTTTTCGGTAGTCTGTGAAAGCAAAATGGAGAGGCTTTAAATAATGATTTCTCAAAAATCACCTACAACAAGAGGGTATAAAACAAGAAAAGTCCGGAAATAGCTTCCGGACTTTTCTTGTTTTAGTTCTATAGGACTCTCGTAGTTCGGACTTCCCAAAGTTCTACGAGAACTCGTTACTTT
Proteins encoded in this region:
- a CDS encoding SDR family oxidoreductase; the encoded protein is MSKLISKVAVITGGNSGIGLGIAQEFKNEGAVGAIVGRNQETLASASAQLGDTFIAINADVTNLTDLERVFKETAEKFGKIDVIVANAGGGAIGTVADTTEADYDKAMDLNLKSVYFTVQKALPYMNDGGSIILIGSNAAHRAYSSFSLYGAAKAAVIYLAKGFSGDLLARKIRANVITPGTTDTPAFDKFVPAEQIEAVKKHYAGVMPIGRIGQPSDIGKTAVFLASDDSSFMLGAELLVDGGMTYLAK
- a CDS encoding winged helix-turn-helix transcriptional regulator, with protein sequence MRDDRFCNSNCPFTRAIGTIGNKWKPIIINVIGTRTMRFGQLDAIVPHISRKVLTEQLKELEEDGLLERLAYKELPPRVDYKLSEKGLAFLPILEHIKEWNLKYEVATIPKVTDYQWSKLPQDC
- a CDS encoding cupin domain-containing protein, translated to MATSLVSPFLWAAQTIRKVRIEKGFKVEAGKDRFNQPISLFDGDTFMTKVSTKDTNGDLYVYESRRVKEGGPALHVHFDQDELWYVLEGEFLIKVGEVIHQVKAGDTVFGPRNVPHCFAKVGSGEGRLLMTFQPAGKMEECFQKISAGALKNLSEADQDKFREAHGFKRVGPPINQLKQ
- a CDS encoding cryptochrome/photolyase family protein, translating into MSEPLSLVWLRRDLRLHDNAAVYHALKSGRPVIPVFIFDRTILDDLDDRQDRRVEFLLQEVNRLQDELAKMGSTLLVRYGKPIDVWKELISQYSIADVFTNHDYEVYAKERDKTIGKLLAEQDIGFHTSKDQVIFERDEVLTGKKTPYTVFTPYSRNWKEKLTSFYLKSYPTENYFNHFWKTSPEKALTLQSMDFKPVGESFPARTASDTLLDHYNQTRDFPALPHGTSQLGMHLRFGTISIRDLARQAKAAEDTTFLNELCWRDFYFQVLDHFPHVEKHSFRREYDEINWRNNEDEFGKWCEGKTGYPIVDAGMRQLNTIGWMHNRVRMITASFLCKHLLIDWRWGEAYFAKKLRDYDLSANNGGWQWAAGSGTDAAPYFRVFNPALQAKKFDPKGEYIRQWVPEVDRPNYPKPIVEHTTARQRAIDTYRKALRKGK